The proteins below are encoded in one region of Aeromonas jandaei:
- the tssM gene encoding type VI secretion system membrane subunit TssM, with product MFKTIFTFLQQQLPKLKPSWPLLGAVLWVVALILVWWLGPRIEIRDARPFEPLWGRVVFTLLWLWLLLGVVSWRVWRKMQQLKAERNHELVLEQDPVKGILDRQALFLDRWLATLGEHLGKGALYAMPWYLVLGLPGSGKSSLIHRANPANKLNPRLDTELREVAQDQLVDCWLGEQAVMLDPAGELLSQPDGEQEPLARKHERLWLHLLGWLNEHRRRQPLNGLVLTVDLAWLSHASVAERKAYAQLMRSRLQELSATMNTRLPLYVTFTKLDLLRGFDVVYEQLDKEAREAVLGVTFKPDERQGKGWQDDLSLFWDEWVDNLNRNLPALMLAGLDASRRSALFSFVRQLAGLKEYVTELLAETLAIEESKPLLVRGVYVSSVYQQGVPFDAFAQAASRRYNLPEPIHSALRGESNTYFVRKLFSSIIFPEAHLAGENRLHTLYRRRRMAVGLSCLSLFSAALIGGWHYFYRVNEEAGRNVLTKAQAFMATNEVADEEAFGVSQLPRLNLIREATFSFGNYRERMPVVADLGLYQGDEIGPYVEGSYLQLLSQRFLPAQMQGLLEDLDRAPAGSEEKLAILRVMRMLDDASGRNKELVAQYMASRWQKAFPGQGALQEQLMGHLNYALDHTDWHAARAARDQAAITAFAPFKEPVYGAQRELGKLPMYQRVYQNLVVKAGDVLPPDLNVRDEVGPTFDTVFTLRNESAGQVPRLLTWPGFSDFFLKQDKALLDLTAMDAWVLGQRKLSQLSEADRKEITRQVNDRYVTDYVNQWQKLLTNLDVQPLESPEQALDVLSAITGNDQPFQRVLASLDDNTRIRKISDVEGDPGQAITARIGRPFMTTNAALSGRGEQGPLISEVNQKLVDLQHYLELIVNATEPGQSALKAVQLRLTNKYADPVFALEQYARGLPEPLNRWVGQLSEQTSRLVIDLAMSSLNQEWQEKVLTPFNSQLADRYPFNPSSAKDVPLSEMERFFAPGGTLDSFYQVNLKPMVEGGLMEGELSSPIQAELVKQLDRAARIRQIFFSPQGNLEVQFALEPIELTANKRRSVLNLDGQLLEYAHGRRTKVPLVWPNTMRDGAESKITLVPAARERSPRSEGFVGPWAMFRLMDKGELTQVSDATFDVRFPVDQGAMTYRVYTDSAQNPFTGGLFSQFRLPESLY from the coding sequence ATGTTCAAAACCATCTTTACCTTTCTGCAGCAACAGCTGCCGAAACTGAAACCCTCCTGGCCTCTGCTCGGTGCGGTGCTCTGGGTTGTCGCCCTGATCCTGGTGTGGTGGCTGGGCCCCCGCATCGAGATCCGCGACGCTCGTCCCTTCGAGCCGCTGTGGGGGCGGGTGGTGTTCACCCTGCTCTGGCTCTGGCTGCTGCTGGGGGTTGTCTCCTGGCGCGTATGGCGCAAGATGCAGCAACTCAAGGCCGAGCGGAACCATGAGCTGGTACTGGAGCAGGATCCGGTCAAGGGGATCCTCGATCGCCAGGCGCTCTTTCTTGACCGCTGGCTGGCAACCCTTGGCGAGCATCTGGGCAAGGGGGCGCTCTATGCCATGCCCTGGTATCTGGTATTGGGTCTGCCCGGCAGCGGCAAGAGCAGCCTGATCCACCGCGCCAACCCGGCTAACAAGCTCAACCCGAGACTCGACACCGAGCTGCGTGAAGTGGCGCAGGATCAGCTGGTTGATTGCTGGCTGGGAGAGCAGGCGGTGATGCTGGATCCCGCTGGCGAGCTTCTGTCCCAACCCGATGGTGAGCAGGAGCCGCTGGCGCGCAAGCATGAGCGGCTCTGGCTGCACCTGCTCGGCTGGCTCAATGAACATCGCCGTCGCCAGCCCCTCAACGGACTGGTGCTGACGGTGGATCTGGCCTGGCTATCCCATGCCAGCGTGGCCGAACGCAAGGCCTATGCCCAGCTGATGCGCTCCCGTCTGCAGGAGCTGTCGGCCACCATGAATACCCGCTTGCCGCTCTATGTGACTTTTACCAAGCTCGACCTGCTGCGCGGGTTTGACGTGGTTTATGAGCAGCTCGACAAAGAGGCCCGCGAGGCGGTGCTGGGGGTGACCTTCAAGCCGGACGAGCGTCAGGGCAAGGGGTGGCAGGATGATCTCTCCCTCTTCTGGGACGAGTGGGTCGACAACCTCAACCGCAACCTGCCGGCACTGATGCTGGCCGGGCTGGATGCCAGCCGCCGCAGTGCGCTCTTCTCCTTTGTTCGCCAGCTGGCGGGCCTCAAGGAGTATGTGACCGAGCTGCTTGCCGAGACCCTGGCCATCGAGGAGAGCAAGCCGCTGCTGGTGCGCGGTGTCTATGTCAGCTCCGTCTATCAGCAGGGGGTGCCGTTCGATGCGTTTGCCCAGGCGGCCTCCCGCCGCTACAACCTGCCAGAGCCCATTCACTCTGCGCTGCGCGGGGAGTCCAACACCTATTTCGTGCGCAAGCTCTTCTCCTCCATCATCTTCCCCGAGGCCCATCTGGCGGGCGAGAACCGGCTGCATACCCTCTATCGCCGCCGTCGTATGGCAGTCGGCCTCAGCTGTTTGTCGCTCTTCTCGGCAGCCCTCATCGGTGGCTGGCACTACTTCTACCGGGTCAACGAGGAGGCCGGTCGTAACGTGCTGACCAAGGCGCAGGCCTTTATGGCCACCAACGAGGTGGCCGATGAAGAGGCGTTTGGCGTGAGCCAGCTGCCGCGTCTCAACCTTATTCGCGAGGCGACCTTCTCCTTTGGCAACTACCGTGAGCGGATGCCTGTGGTGGCCGATCTTGGCCTCTATCAGGGGGACGAGATCGGCCCTTATGTGGAAGGCTCTTACCTGCAACTGCTGAGTCAGCGTTTCCTGCCAGCCCAGATGCAGGGTCTGCTGGAAGATCTCGACCGGGCGCCGGCGGGTAGCGAGGAGAAGCTCGCCATCCTGCGGGTGATGCGGATGCTGGATGACGCCTCCGGTCGCAACAAGGAGCTGGTGGCCCAGTACATGGCCAGCCGCTGGCAGAAGGCGTTCCCGGGGCAGGGGGCGTTGCAGGAGCAGTTGATGGGTCACCTCAACTACGCCCTCGATCATACCGACTGGCACGCTGCTCGCGCCGCCCGTGATCAGGCCGCCATTACCGCCTTTGCGCCCTTCAAGGAGCCGGTTTACGGCGCCCAGCGCGAACTGGGCAAACTGCCCATGTATCAGCGGGTCTACCAGAATCTGGTGGTGAAGGCGGGCGATGTGCTGCCGCCGGATCTCAACGTGCGTGACGAGGTGGGCCCCACCTTCGACACCGTGTTTACCCTGCGCAACGAGAGCGCCGGTCAGGTGCCGCGCCTGCTAACCTGGCCCGGTTTCAGCGACTTCTTCCTCAAGCAGGACAAGGCGCTGCTCGATCTGACCGCCATGGATGCCTGGGTTCTTGGCCAGCGCAAGCTGAGCCAGTTGAGCGAGGCCGATCGCAAGGAGATCACCCGTCAGGTCAACGATCGTTATGTCACCGACTACGTCAACCAGTGGCAGAAACTGCTGACCAATCTGGATGTGCAGCCCCTGGAGAGCCCGGAGCAGGCACTCGATGTGCTCTCGGCCATCACCGGCAACGATCAGCCGTTCCAGCGGGTACTCGCCTCGCTGGATGACAACACCCGCATTCGCAAGATCTCCGATGTGGAGGGGGATCCGGGTCAGGCCATTACGGCACGGATCGGACGTCCCTTTATGACGACCAATGCGGCGCTCAGCGGCCGTGGCGAACAGGGGCCGCTCATCTCCGAGGTGAACCAGAAGCTGGTTGATCTGCAGCACTATCTGGAGCTCATCGTTAACGCGACCGAGCCGGGTCAATCTGCCCTGAAGGCGGTGCAACTGCGCCTGACCAACAAGTACGCCGACCCCGTATTTGCCCTCGAGCAGTATGCTCGTGGTCTGCCCGAGCCGCTCAACCGCTGGGTTGGCCAGCTCTCCGAGCAGACTTCCCGTCTGGTGATCGACTTGGCCATGTCCTCCCTCAATCAGGAGTGGCAGGAGAAGGTGCTGACCCCGTTCAACAGCCAGTTGGCGGATCGCTATCCGTTCAATCCGAGCTCTGCCAAGGATGTACCGCTCTCCGAGATGGAGCGCTTCTTTGCCCCGGGTGGCACGCTGGACAGCTTCTATCAGGTCAACCTCAAGCCGATGGTAGAGGGCGGGTTGATGGAGGGTGAACTGAGCTCACCCATTCAGGCCGAGCTGGTCAAGCAGCTGGATCGTGCGGCGCGCATCCGCCAGATCTTCTTCAGCCCGCAAGGCAATCTGGAGGTGCAGTTTGCCCTCGAGCCCATAGAGCTGACCGCCAACAAGCGGCGTAGCGTGCTGAATCTTGATGGCCAGTTGCTGGAGTATGCCCACGGTCGTCGCACCAAGGTGCCGCTGGTGTGGCCCAATACCATGCGTGACGGAGCCGAGAGCAAGATCACGCTGGTGCCGGCAGCTCGCGAGCGCTCGCCGCGCAGTGAAGGCTTCGTCGGGCCCTGGGCCATGTTCCGCCTGATGGACAAGGGCGAGCTGACCCAGGTGAGTGACGCCACCTTCGATGTGCGCTTCCCGGTGGATCAGGGGGCCATGACCTATCGGGTTTATACCGACAGCGCCCAGAACCCCTTCACCGGCGGCCTGTTCAGCCAGTTCAGATTGCCCGAATCCCTCTATTGA
- a CDS encoding VasL domain-containing protein, which produces MSQNQQGQQALKVGRDPRMLPEYEALRAEINKLSHASRPEVDWALIHHLASQIFEKHGVDLQTAIYFTLARSRIQGLSGFTEGCEFLANLIVTQWDSFWPPVHQERARIEMLDWFIARISDVIRQYQISHEDKRLIYRCERALQLISEKLHNAGLSRIPRVENLIHFIEGYTHLFDETEIVIVSDEPGLKEDMQIPPMVFFKSDMDHEHGTPMASVAPALPQGSILVGREKGQVKPTVLKIEQHRKQRPAWFWFGCGLLSCALPVMAWLGWQHQQQEKVIAMQRLQQPAAELPRVLSYDDIRQARIVLGEQAVQGMESELVARYQAQLDRLEQTSPLYWYRYGEGLRNSLQMLYPDSLAVKALDKQWQNALVGQGSNNNTIPTYLDARAGVDALIDQLQELERQRKTVTISYLKSQLYEVQKNLMQETPFSLRLSELEAKKASQEPITAAELKGLESDLKALNIRLYQLQQGELGS; this is translated from the coding sequence ATGTCACAGAATCAACAAGGCCAGCAGGCGCTCAAAGTGGGGCGTGACCCCAGAATGTTGCCGGAGTACGAAGCGCTGCGCGCCGAGATCAACAAGCTCAGTCACGCCTCACGTCCCGAAGTGGACTGGGCGTTGATCCACCATCTCGCCAGCCAGATCTTCGAAAAACATGGCGTCGATCTGCAGACTGCCATCTACTTCACCCTGGCCCGTTCCCGTATTCAGGGGCTGAGCGGTTTTACCGAAGGGTGCGAGTTTCTTGCCAACCTCATCGTCACCCAGTGGGATAGCTTCTGGCCGCCGGTACATCAGGAGCGGGCCCGCATCGAGATGCTGGACTGGTTTATCGCCCGCATCAGCGACGTGATTCGCCAGTACCAGATCAGCCATGAGGACAAGCGACTGATCTACCGCTGCGAGCGGGCGCTGCAACTTATCAGCGAAAAGCTGCACAACGCGGGTCTGAGCCGCATTCCCCGGGTTGAGAACCTGATCCACTTTATCGAGGGCTATACCCACCTCTTTGACGAGACCGAGATCGTCATCGTCTCCGATGAGCCGGGTCTCAAGGAGGATATGCAGATCCCGCCGATGGTGTTCTTCAAATCGGATATGGATCACGAGCACGGAACGCCGATGGCATCGGTTGCCCCCGCTCTGCCGCAGGGCAGCATTCTGGTGGGGCGGGAGAAGGGACAGGTCAAGCCGACTGTGCTCAAGATCGAGCAGCATCGCAAACAGCGTCCGGCCTGGTTCTGGTTTGGCTGTGGCCTGCTCAGCTGCGCTCTGCCGGTCATGGCATGGCTGGGCTGGCAGCACCAGCAGCAGGAGAAGGTGATTGCGATGCAGCGCCTGCAACAGCCGGCCGCCGAGTTGCCGCGCGTGCTCAGCTATGACGATATCCGTCAGGCGCGCATCGTGCTGGGGGAGCAGGCGGTGCAAGGGATGGAGAGCGAGCTGGTGGCGCGCTATCAGGCCCAGCTGGATCGGCTGGAACAGACTTCGCCGCTCTACTGGTATCGCTATGGCGAAGGGCTGCGCAACTCGTTGCAGATGCTCTATCCCGACTCGCTGGCGGTCAAGGCGCTGGACAAGCAGTGGCAAAACGCGCTGGTGGGGCAGGGGAGCAATAACAACACCATTCCCACCTACCTTGATGCCCGTGCCGGTGTCGATGCGCTGATCGACCAGCTGCAGGAGCTGGAGCGCCAACGCAAGACGGTGACCATCTCCTATCTCAAGTCCCAGCTCTATGAGGTGCAGAAAAACCTGATGCAGGAGACGCCGTTCAGTCTGCGTCTGAGCGAGCTGGAGGCGAAGAAGGCTTCGCAGGAGCCCATCACCGCCGCCGAATTGAAGGGGCTGGAGAGCGATCTGAAAGCGCTCAATATCCGCCTTTATCAGCTGCAGCAGGGCGAACTTGGCAGCTGA
- a CDS encoding type VI secretion system PAAR protein — MCPTIALLGDIGTDHDGFHPSPVSAASPDVFLDGKPVARQGDPLEPHDKPNNPPHPRAIAGGVGSVLVNGKPIAVTGTAVDCGGVVIGSGSGQAG; from the coding sequence ATGTGCCCGACTATCGCACTGCTCGGTGACATTGGCACCGACCACGACGGTTTTCACCCCTCGCCGGTCAGCGCGGCCAGTCCCGATGTGTTCCTCGATGGCAAACCGGTAGCCCGTCAGGGCGATCCGCTGGAGCCTCATGACAAGCCCAACAACCCGCCTCATCCCCGCGCCATTGCCGGTGGGGTCGGCTCGGTGCTGGTCAACGGCAAACCCATCGCCGTCACCGGTACTGCGGTTGATTGCGGTGGCGTCGTGATTGGATCCGGCAGCGGACAGGCAGGATAA
- a CDS encoding DUF4123 domain-containing protein codes for MKSEAMSLAEWVAEQTSPLYAVLAGASDAAPLQHYYQLDGRHTPRGLYLGTPYHDWLPVMPYLVALDKKSPFIEWAETTHSRDWGFILATQQPVGTLYGHFQGLTQIWHQGEAVFFRYWDGVYMSAIAAQLGDDMTTLLPQLDAMWCQGNAFSWEPSEPCAVRPFPWWELPPAIAAVLAGQDTGPLINNLMQQLADENGQLYWSFPEANLRCKVARFISRCPSPDINLFPALEAALLNEVQA; via the coding sequence GTGAAATCTGAGGCTATGTCGCTTGCAGAGTGGGTGGCGGAGCAAACTAGCCCACTCTATGCCGTACTGGCTGGGGCCAGCGATGCGGCGCCCTTGCAGCACTACTACCAGCTTGATGGCCGTCATACACCGCGCGGACTCTATCTCGGCACTCCCTATCACGACTGGCTCCCTGTGATGCCCTATTTGGTCGCACTGGATAAGAAGAGTCCTTTTATCGAATGGGCTGAGACGACTCATTCACGTGATTGGGGATTTATTCTGGCGACCCAGCAACCAGTCGGTACTCTCTATGGCCATTTTCAGGGATTGACCCAGATCTGGCATCAGGGTGAAGCCGTGTTCTTTCGCTATTGGGATGGCGTGTATATGTCTGCCATCGCTGCGCAGCTTGGTGATGATATGACAACGCTGTTGCCGCAACTGGATGCGATGTGGTGTCAGGGCAATGCATTTTCATGGGAACCATCGGAGCCATGTGCTGTACGTCCATTTCCCTGGTGGGAACTTCCTCCAGCTATCGCAGCAGTATTAGCTGGGCAAGATACAGGTCCCCTTATCAACAACCTGATGCAACAGCTGGCAGATGAGAATGGCCAGCTTTACTGGTCTTTCCCCGAGGCCAATCTCAGGTGCAAAGTTGCCCGTTTCATTTCCCGCTGCCCATCCCCTGATATCAATTTATTTCCAGCGCTGGAAGCTGCGCTGCTCAATGAGGTTCAAGCATGA
- a CDS encoding RHS repeat-associated core domain-containing protein encodes MSNAGQAVFTQVIADYRNALTEYRKDAESFFLGDMLGMDMEQTIKVGDKTIKASSSSKKAQSVVTQCPLSGTLRLVHMFESVRFIPIGNTPYLVESGKMEKGTFIPVKEERKGALDAKGVAEIGSLKPGQSYRVTFYPNVKKSDFDGLFSSYQTVQADLAAWLEREWASTHQPAWVNYQRNGGGGVAVAAGVLRGIGGALASVWDDLTGLYDLLADPMGNAEKLLKFGVNAADVAQAGAEKIESAMLVLQDEALIYLYVNALVSWLKMLPPDELVEFGTQAVVTVLFDVLVGIVLTGGAGIAVRYSAKVATTMTRAVKQQARMAKLAATLIAMSKKHNLVAHIDVAKPVLVTGVAPLNPLKKADLKLIDREAPTLVENATAESRRHKSRTTIEQVGSTPDSSSPSTNAAGHASQTEAKTCKNNCPVSMVTGEELLALEDAHLPGMLPFTFGRLYRTSAVERSCGMGAGWSHALAHRLERHGDSLTWWDQESLAIELPMPSATRPMITNQLSEAAVYLGDEPDEVIVAKAGSPFLHFTWHGKTGRLTAMSDLYGNRLTIRADEQGRPCWIENEGGLALRIVYQKAYLTAVELQHFDGINWQSEATLQRYYYDDAGHLVVAENGAGECERYRYRPDGVILERRLAGGAGFFWEWEREGKLARAVRHWSDVARFDVSYTWDDDKGEVTVSNADGSQEVYQHDSNARLIRQQDPDGAVSEFVYNDKGQKVLARDALGGETRYHYDEAGLLECEIAPDGSQTAYHYWDGRVRKVVQGDREWRFERNEQGDVIARRDPLGRETRYSYNAQGKLSTVVQPDGSRIELGWNRLGQLIEEKGANGGVTRWRYDERGRQIVRRDPRGAITRYEWNAADRLQAVHLPGGGIRRFEYNAYGKVTAEWDELGRETRYEYHPGLHLVSRRINPDGSELKYRYDNAKLFLSEIENEHGEQHRIHYFPNGLVARETGFDGRTTAYRYDLNGHLSEKVEFGKQETELVTRYERDSMGRLLKKTLPDGREIQFSYDQYGQLTQVDDGAWPLTFEYNAAGNLLAEHQGWASSYFKHDAMGRLAHWQLPDGNKLAYHYLNGELSGIDLNGAELTRHQMVSGLEMRRSQGALTQQYEYDEQGRLTALRLQRGKQVARERRYGYDRTGNLLQINDSVQGEQHYRYDPLDRLLEVRGELTERFLHDPAGNLLSQTLGGKFEGARTQGNRLLLSGDRHFEYDEFGRLAIESRGKGQSLVTRYHYDCQHQLVRAELPDGTTANYDYDAFGRRIRKTVSRANCEQVTEFVWQANNLIAESSYQLGNDKRRTDEQYRSFIYEPGSFKPLVQLEGEGTDTEVFHYQLDHLGTPLALTRDNGATAWQVRYRAYGNVWREEITEVATPLRFQGQYFDAETGLHYNRHRYYQPETGRFITPDPIGLAGGLNNYQYAPNPIGWVDPLGLSNVPGQCPDADNRIGKVWDVGSYSDQRSSVIGQNLGLDAHHVGQKAIMKDLIEGYDPKTAPSILVPKVGHTVAKENVGVVSRSMNNSTTGKPFDSARDVVARDIKELRRVYPDVPNDQLRKLIELNKSMYIEIRFKK; translated from the coding sequence ATGAGTAATGCCGGCCAGGCCGTTTTCACCCAGGTGATCGCCGATTATCGCAATGCCCTGACTGAGTACCGCAAGGATGCCGAGAGTTTCTTTCTTGGCGACATGCTGGGTATGGACATGGAACAGACCATCAAGGTTGGTGACAAGACGATAAAAGCCTCCTCGAGCAGCAAGAAGGCGCAATCCGTGGTGACGCAATGCCCGTTGAGCGGTACTTTGCGACTAGTACATATGTTCGAATCAGTGCGTTTTATTCCTATCGGTAATACCCCCTACCTAGTGGAATCGGGGAAGATGGAAAAGGGAACGTTTATCCCTGTTAAAGAGGAAAGAAAGGGAGCGCTCGATGCCAAGGGCGTGGCCGAAATTGGGAGTCTCAAGCCAGGGCAATCCTACAGGGTGACCTTCTATCCCAATGTGAAGAAGAGTGATTTTGATGGATTATTTAGCTCATATCAGACAGTGCAGGCTGATTTGGCTGCCTGGCTGGAGCGCGAGTGGGCCTCGACCCATCAACCTGCATGGGTTAATTATCAACGTAATGGCGGTGGTGGCGTTGCAGTTGCCGCAGGAGTGTTGCGTGGGATTGGTGGTGCGCTTGCCTCGGTATGGGACGATCTAACCGGTCTGTATGATTTATTGGCTGATCCAATGGGTAATGCCGAAAAGCTGCTGAAATTCGGGGTAAATGCGGCCGATGTGGCACAAGCGGGAGCAGAGAAGATCGAGAGCGCCATGTTGGTGCTGCAAGATGAGGCGTTGATCTATCTCTATGTTAATGCACTTGTGAGCTGGTTAAAGATGCTCCCACCGGATGAGCTGGTGGAGTTTGGTACCCAGGCGGTGGTCACTGTACTGTTTGATGTTCTGGTTGGGATCGTCTTGACCGGCGGTGCCGGAATAGCCGTTCGCTATAGTGCCAAAGTGGCGACCACCATGACTAGAGCGGTCAAGCAGCAGGCTCGGATGGCCAAGCTGGCGGCAACATTAATCGCCATGTCAAAAAAGCACAACTTGGTCGCTCATATAGATGTAGCCAAGCCGGTGTTGGTGACGGGTGTGGCGCCGTTGAATCCGCTTAAAAAAGCCGATCTGAAGCTGATCGACAGAGAAGCTCCGACGCTTGTAGAAAACGCGACAGCAGAGAGCCGCAGGCACAAGTCGCGCACCACCATCGAGCAGGTTGGTAGTACACCAGACTCCTCCAGCCCCTCAACCAACGCCGCTGGTCATGCCAGCCAGACTGAAGCCAAAACCTGCAAGAACAACTGCCCTGTGTCCATGGTCACCGGCGAGGAGTTGCTGGCGCTGGAGGATGCCCATCTGCCGGGCATGCTGCCGTTTACCTTTGGTCGCCTCTATCGCACGTCAGCTGTTGAGCGTTCCTGTGGCATGGGGGCGGGGTGGAGTCATGCGCTGGCCCATCGGCTCGAACGTCACGGTGATAGCTTGACCTGGTGGGATCAGGAGTCTCTTGCCATCGAGTTGCCGATGCCTTCGGCAACCAGACCCATGATCACCAACCAGTTGTCAGAGGCGGCCGTTTATCTGGGGGATGAGCCTGACGAGGTGATAGTAGCCAAGGCGGGATCGCCCTTCCTGCATTTCACCTGGCATGGCAAGACAGGCCGTTTGACGGCCATGTCAGACCTTTATGGCAACCGGCTCACTATCCGTGCCGATGAGCAGGGGCGCCCCTGCTGGATAGAGAACGAGGGCGGTCTGGCTCTTCGTATTGTTTATCAAAAGGCATATCTGACCGCTGTCGAATTACAGCATTTTGACGGTATTAACTGGCAGTCAGAAGCGACCTTGCAACGTTATTACTATGACGATGCAGGGCACTTGGTGGTAGCTGAAAACGGGGCCGGTGAGTGTGAACGTTACCGCTATCGTCCCGATGGGGTGATCCTGGAGCGCCGACTGGCGGGCGGCGCAGGGTTCTTCTGGGAATGGGAGCGGGAAGGGAAGCTGGCGCGCGCGGTTCGCCACTGGAGTGATGTGGCCCGTTTTGATGTCAGTTACACCTGGGATGATGACAAGGGTGAAGTGACGGTCAGCAATGCTGATGGCAGTCAGGAGGTGTACCAGCATGACAGCAACGCCCGGCTGATCCGTCAGCAAGATCCCGACGGCGCGGTCAGCGAGTTTGTCTATAACGACAAGGGTCAGAAAGTGCTGGCCCGCGATGCACTGGGGGGCGAAACCCGTTACCACTATGACGAAGCGGGCTTGCTGGAGTGCGAGATTGCTCCCGATGGCAGTCAGACCGCCTATCACTATTGGGATGGTCGGGTTCGCAAGGTGGTGCAGGGGGATCGTGAGTGGCGTTTTGAACGCAACGAGCAAGGGGATGTGATTGCAAGACGGGATCCCCTGGGGCGGGAGACTCGCTACAGCTATAACGCGCAAGGCAAGCTCAGCACCGTGGTGCAACCCGATGGCAGCCGCATCGAACTGGGCTGGAACCGCCTTGGGCAGCTGATTGAGGAGAAGGGTGCCAACGGTGGCGTGACTCGCTGGCGCTATGACGAGCGGGGCCGCCAGATTGTACGGCGCGACCCGCGTGGCGCGATTACCCGTTATGAATGGAATGCGGCAGATCGCTTGCAAGCCGTACATCTGCCTGGTGGTGGCATCCGCCGTTTCGAATATAACGCCTACGGCAAGGTGACGGCCGAGTGGGATGAGCTGGGCCGCGAGACCCGTTACGAATATCACCCCGGCCTGCATCTGGTGAGCCGCCGCATCAACCCCGATGGCAGTGAGCTTAAGTATCGCTACGACAATGCCAAGCTCTTCTTGAGCGAGATTGAGAACGAGCATGGCGAGCAGCACCGCATTCACTACTTCCCCAATGGCCTGGTCGCGCGGGAAACCGGCTTTGATGGTCGCACCACCGCTTACCGCTACGACCTCAACGGTCATTTGAGCGAGAAGGTCGAGTTCGGCAAGCAGGAGACCGAGCTGGTCACCCGTTATGAGCGAGACTCCATGGGACGGCTGCTTAAAAAAACCTTGCCCGATGGCCGTGAAATCCAGTTCAGCTATGACCAGTACGGTCAGTTGACCCAGGTGGATGATGGCGCCTGGCCACTCACCTTTGAATACAATGCAGCAGGCAATCTGCTGGCCGAGCATCAGGGTTGGGCTTCCAGCTATTTCAAGCATGATGCCATGGGGCGGTTGGCCCACTGGCAGCTGCCTGATGGCAACAAGCTGGCTTACCACTACCTCAATGGCGAGCTAAGCGGGATTGATCTGAACGGCGCCGAGCTGACTCGCCACCAGATGGTTAGTGGATTAGAGATGCGCCGCAGCCAGGGGGCGCTGACCCAACAATACGAATATGACGAGCAAGGGCGCCTGACGGCGCTGCGGCTGCAACGGGGCAAACAGGTCGCCCGTGAACGGCGCTATGGCTACGACCGCACCGGCAATCTGCTGCAGATCAATGACAGCGTGCAAGGGGAGCAACACTACCGCTACGACCCGCTGGACCGCTTGCTGGAGGTGCGTGGTGAACTGACCGAGCGGTTCCTGCACGATCCGGCGGGCAACCTGTTGAGCCAGACGCTGGGTGGTAAGTTTGAGGGGGCGCGTACCCAGGGTAACCGGCTGCTGTTGAGTGGCGATCGCCATTTTGAGTATGACGAATTTGGCCGACTGGCGATCGAGAGCCGCGGCAAAGGCCAGTCACTGGTTACCCGTTATCACTATGACTGCCAGCATCAGTTGGTCAGGGCTGAACTGCCGGATGGCACCACGGCCAATTATGACTATGACGCCTTTGGCCGCCGCATTCGCAAGACGGTGAGTAGAGCAAACTGCGAGCAGGTCACCGAATTCGTGTGGCAAGCCAATAACCTGATTGCCGAAAGCAGTTATCAGCTTGGTAATGATAAACGTCGTACCGACGAGCAATACCGCAGCTTTATTTATGAACCGGGCAGCTTCAAGCCATTGGTGCAGCTGGAAGGGGAAGGGACGGATACCGAGGTATTCCATTATCAACTTGACCACCTAGGTACCCCGCTGGCGCTGACCCGCGACAATGGGGCGACCGCCTGGCAGGTGCGCTATCGCGCCTATGGCAATGTGTGGCGGGAAGAGATAACGGAAGTAGCGACGCCGCTGCGTTTTCAAGGGCAATATTTTGATGCCGAGACCGGCCTTCACTACAACCGGCACCGTTACTACCAGCCTGAAACGGGTAGATTTATCACACCCGACCCGATAGGCTTGGCAGGCGGGCTGAACAACTACCAGTATGCCCCCAACCCGATTGGTTGGGTGGATCCGCTGGGGTTAAGCAATGTGCCGGGGCAATGTCCGGATGCCGATAATCGCATTGGTAAGGTATGGGATGTAGGTAGCTATTCGGACCAGAGATCTTCAGTCATAGGACAAAATTTAGGATTGGATGCTCATCATGTCGGTCAAAAAGCGATCATGAAAGACTTGATAGAAGGTTATGATCCTAAGACTGCGCCATCTATTTTAGTGCCAAAGGTGGGGCATACAGTAGCCAAGGAAAATGTTGGGGTCGTATCTAGAAGCATGAATAACTCGACTACAGGAAAGCCATTTGACTCAGCAAGGGATGTCGTGGCGAGAGATATTAAAGAGTTACGTCGGGTATATCCAGACGTTCCTAATGATCAGCTTCGCAAACTTATTGAGCTGAATAAATCCATGTACATTGAAATTAGATTTAAAAAATAG